The following proteins come from a genomic window of Lemur catta isolate mLemCat1 chromosome 4, mLemCat1.pri, whole genome shotgun sequence:
- the CHCHD5 gene encoding coiled-coil-helix-coiled-coil-helix domain-containing protein 5 isoform X2 has protein sequence MSIARCTSSHPIIRQIRQACAEPFESFEQCLRQNEAAVGNCAEHVRRFLQCAEQVQPPRSPTAVEAQPLPAS, from the exons ATGAGCATTGCTAGATGCACATCCTCCCA CCCAATCATCCGCCAAATCCGCCAGGCCTGTGCTGAGCCTTTTGAGTCCTTCGAGCAGTGTCTTCGACAGAATGAGGCAGCCGTGGGCAACTGTGCGGAGCACGTGCGCCGCTTCCTGCAGTGCGCTGAACAGGTGCAGCCACCACGCTCTCCCACGGCTGTGGAG GCACAGCCGCTTCCTGCCTCCTGA
- the CHCHD5 gene encoding coiled-coil-helix-coiled-coil-helix domain-containing protein 5 isoform X1: MQAALEVTARYCGRELEQYGQCVAAKPESWQRDCHHLKMSIARCTSSHPIIRQIRQACAEPFESFEQCLRQNEAAVGNCAEHVRRFLQCAEQVQPPRSPTAVEAQPLPAS; encoded by the exons AT GCAGGCGGCTCTGGAGGTCACTGCTCGCTACTGCGGCCGGGAACTGGAGCAGTATGGCCAGTGTGTGGCAGCCAAGCCTGAGTCATGGCAGCGGGACTGTCACCACCTTAAGATGAGCATTGCTAGATGCACATCCTCCCA CCCAATCATCCGCCAAATCCGCCAGGCCTGTGCTGAGCCTTTTGAGTCCTTCGAGCAGTGTCTTCGACAGAATGAGGCAGCCGTGGGCAACTGTGCGGAGCACGTGCGCCGCTTCCTGCAGTGCGCTGAACAGGTGCAGCCACCACGCTCTCCCACGGCTGTGGAG GCACAGCCGCTTCCTGCCTCCTGA